In Buchnera aphidicola (Eriosoma grossulariae), a genomic segment contains:
- the hisIE gene encoding bifunctional phosphoribosyl-AMP cyclohydrolase/phosphoribosyl-ATP diphosphatase HisIE — protein sequence MLLDVAISKLDWDKTSGLIPVIVQNYISGEVLMHGYMNLLALRQTIKEKLVTFYSRTKKRLWTKGEKSNNTLLVIDIKIDCDHDTILLLVNPKGNTCHLDQNSCFSDSHKLPFLFLFYLEKLINEKKILRNINSYTSQLFTSGTKRIAQKVSEEAIELSLASVTNNKNELIDEASDLIYHMLVLLNDHNINFHTIINNLKQRHLKKIIDN from the coding sequence ATGTTATTAGATGTTGCTATATCTAAATTAGATTGGGATAAAACTAGTGGGTTAATACCTGTTATAGTACAAAATTATATTTCCGGTGAAGTGTTAATGCATGGTTATATGAATTTATTGGCTTTGCGACAAACTATAAAAGAAAAATTAGTTACTTTTTACTCTAGAACTAAAAAACGTTTATGGACTAAAGGAGAAAAATCTAATAATACTTTATTAGTAATAGATATTAAAATAGATTGTGATCATGATACTATATTGTTGTTAGTAAATCCAAAAGGTAATACATGTCATTTAGATCAAAATAGTTGTTTTTCAGATTCTCATAAATTACCGTTTTTATTTTTATTTTATTTAGAAAAATTAATTAATGAAAAAAAAATTTTAAGAAATATCAATTCTTATACTAGTCAATTATTTACTAGTGGTACAAAACGTATTGCTCAAAAAGTATCTGAAGAAGCTATTGAGTTATCTTTGGCTTCAGTAACAAATAATAAAAATGAGTTAATTGATGAAGCATCTGATTTAATTTATCATATGTTAGTTTTATTAAATGATCACAATATAAATTTTCATACTATTATTAACAATTTAAAACAACGTCATTTAAAAAAAATCATTGATAATTAA
- a CDS encoding RnfABCDGE type electron transport complex subunit D codes for MNDHNYTINKIMFLTIISLIPGIIIQSIFFGYGVLIQIFIAIIVSVCTEFICLYLRGVDYWYHISDNSVLVSAILFGLCLPILIPWWVIVIGSIFMIVLGKQLYGGIGQNIFNPAMVGYVIILISFPVIMTNFNFFGVSIAHLFNFIDSLNLIFFCDNNFHDSNNIFITQATPLNNIKLNQHILIDSIINVSKNNIQNLSFYSNFFWINFCFLLGGIYLLFKKIICWRIPMSFLLSLFTLSFFSSVYLPNVFLSPKINLFSGSTMLGAFFVLTDPVTSSTTNLGKIIFGVLIGFFVWIIRSFGNYPDAIAFSVLLGNSLVPLIDIFTKPKVYGDRKNI; via the coding sequence ATGAATGATCATAATTATACTATTAATAAGATAATGTTTTTAACGATTATATCATTAATACCCGGGATTATAATTCAAAGTATTTTTTTTGGATATGGTGTTTTAATACAAATATTTATTGCAATAATAGTTTCGGTATGTACTGAATTTATTTGTTTATATCTTCGTGGAGTAGATTATTGGTATCATATAAGTGATAATTCAGTATTAGTATCAGCTATTTTATTTGGACTTTGTTTGCCAATATTAATACCTTGGTGGGTTATTGTCATTGGTTCTATTTTTATGATTGTTTTAGGTAAACAATTATATGGTGGTATAGGTCAAAATATATTTAATCCAGCTATGGTTGGATATGTAATTATTTTGATTTCTTTTCCTGTAATAATGACTAATTTTAATTTTTTTGGTGTTTCTATTGCTCATTTATTTAATTTTATTGATAGTTTAAATTTAATATTTTTTTGTGATAACAATTTTCATGATTCCAATAACATTTTTATTACTCAAGCTACTCCTTTAAATAATATTAAGTTGAATCAACATATATTAATTGATTCTATCATTAACGTCTCTAAAAATAATATTCAAAATTTATCTTTTTATTCTAATTTTTTTTGGATTAATTTTTGTTTTTTATTAGGAGGTATTTATTTATTATTTAAAAAAATAATTTGTTGGAGGATACCAATGAGTTTTTTATTATCTTTATTTACATTATCTTTTTTTAGTTCAGTATATTTACCTAATGTTTTTTTATCACCAAAAATTAATTTATTTTCTGGTTCTACTATGTTAGGTGCTTTTTTTGTTTTAACTGATCCAGTAACGTCATCTACAACTAATTTAGGAAAAATAATCTTTGGTGTTTTAATAGGATTTTTTGTATGGATTATACGTAGTTTTGGTAATTATCCAGATGCTATTGCTTTTTCAGTTTTGTTGGGTAATTCTTTAGTACCATTGATAGATATTTTTACTAAACCAAAAGTATATGGAGATAGGAAAAATATATAA
- a CDS encoding riboflavin synthase subunit alpha, producing MFTGIIDGIAKVVLIKRKNNFLSFVIQIPCNLLLNLKLGASVSNNGCCLSITSISGDYIGFDVISETLRCSNLSFLKLGDFVNIERSKKFSDEIGGHILSGHISTVAECLDIVDLDFNSQLVYCKLRDLYLMKYIFHKGFISIDGISLTVGNINKDVFCFYLIPDTLLKTTMKQKTKGSIFNIEIDYSTQVIVDTVEKIMHHQSYSKLI from the coding sequence TTGTTTACAGGTATTATAGATGGAATTGCGAAAGTAGTTTTGATAAAACGTAAAAATAATTTTTTATCTTTTGTGATACAAATTCCATGTAATTTATTATTAAATTTAAAATTAGGAGCTTCAGTATCAAATAATGGATGTTGTTTAAGTATAACATCTATTTCTGGGGATTATATTGGTTTTGATGTTATCTCTGAGACTTTGCGTTGTTCTAATTTAAGTTTTTTAAAGTTAGGAGATTTTGTTAATATAGAAAGGTCAAAAAAATTTTCAGATGAAATAGGAGGTCATATACTGTCTGGACATATATCTACAGTTGCTGAATGTTTAGATATTGTAGATTTAGATTTTAATAGTCAATTAGTTTATTGTAAGTTAAGAGATTTGTATTTAATGAAATATATATTTCATAAAGGTTTTATTAGTATTGATGGAATTAGTTTAACAGTAGGAAATATAAATAAAGATGTTTTTTGTTTTTATTTAATTCCTGATACTTTATTAAAAACAACTATGAAACAAAAAACAAAAGGTAGTATTTTTAATATTGAAATTGATTATTCCACTCAAGTAATAGTAGATACTGTAGAAAAAATTATGCATCATCAATCATATAGTAAATTAATTTAA
- the tilS gene encoding tRNA lysidine(34) synthetase TilS gives MLAYSGGLDSTVLFHQLIKLKNEYTSIEFRTIHINHNMHPKSDQWSIFCQKICKNYDIDIVIDNIPYLKKNIYGIEADLRNARYTIIKKHLKQKEILLTAHHLNDQCETFFLALKRGSGPTGLSCMPYKKNIGNNIHCRPLLMINKQAILHWAYENKLNWLSDPNNKNIKFDRNFLREIIIPKIEKKWPFFIKNLNRSIQLCNNEKKILNEFTIKKFNNCLSSNGSLSINNLNQYNTTMINLILRHWIKFHKQEVPSYQNTNNIYKKIISINNHDNACIQFQKYEIRRYRNHLYLIIIQNKINNLILFWKNHHKPLILPNKIGMLRKNKYGNNLPKPNLKEIINIRFKIESKTKIKINNKTKMIKKLWQNIGIPIWERKKIPLIYYNNFFITALGYFINQDHNLKKRQTWNISWENYIKK, from the coding sequence ATGTTAGCATATAGTGGAGGATTAGATTCTACTGTACTATTTCATCAGCTAATTAAATTAAAAAACGAATATACATCAATAGAATTCCGCACTATACACATCAATCACAATATGCATCCTAAATCCGACCAATGGAGTATTTTTTGTCAAAAAATTTGTAAAAATTATGATATTGATATCGTGATTGATAATATTCCATATTTAAAAAAAAATATTTATGGAATTGAAGCCGATTTAAGAAATGCTCGTTATACAATAATTAAAAAACACTTAAAACAAAAAGAAATTTTGTTAACAGCACATCATTTAAATGACCAATGTGAAACTTTTTTTTTAGCTCTAAAAAGAGGTAGTGGACCAACAGGACTATCTTGCATGCCATATAAAAAAAATATTGGAAATAATATACATTGTAGACCATTATTAATGATCAATAAACAAGCCATACTTCATTGGGCATATGAAAATAAATTAAATTGGTTATCTGATCCAAATAATAAAAATATAAAATTTGATAGAAATTTTTTAAGAGAAATAATTATACCAAAAATAGAAAAAAAATGGCCATTTTTTATAAAAAATTTAAACCGTAGTATTCAATTATGTAATAATGAAAAAAAAATACTTAACGAATTTACAATCAAAAAGTTCAATAATTGTTTAAGTTCAAACGGTTCATTAAGTATTAATAATTTAAATCAATATAATACAACCATGATTAACTTAATTTTAAGACATTGGATCAAATTCCATAAACAAGAAGTACCATCTTATCAAAATACTAATAACATATATAAAAAAATTATTTCAATCAATAATCATGATAACGCTTGTATACAATTTCAAAAATATGAAATTCGTCGTTATAGAAACCATCTTTACCTCATTATTATTCAAAATAAAATAAATAATTTAATTTTATTTTGGAAAAATCACCATAAACCTTTAATTTTACCCAATAAAATAGGAATGTTGAGAAAAAATAAATATGGCAATAACTTACCTAAACCAAATTTAAAAGAGATTATTAATATTCGTTTTAAAATAGAATCTAAAACAAAAATTAAAATCAATAATAAAACAAAAATGATAAAAAAATTATGGCAAAACATAGGAATACCTATTTGGGAAAGAAAAAAAATTCCATTAATATATTATAATAATTTTTTTATTACAGCTTTAGGATATTTCATTAATCAAGATCACAATTTAAAAAAAAGACAAACATGGAATATATCTTGGGAAAACTACATTAAAAAATAA
- the dcd gene encoding dCTP deaminase: MRLSDKDIEKWLDSGLLKIHPEPEKKLINGATVDIKLGNKFRIFQKNKINFIDLSSTKEVMNNILDTVMSPEIILSKNDYFFLKPSSFALAVTEEKIILPNNLIGWLDGRSSLARLGLMVHATSHRIDPGWVGKIVLEFFNSGKITLALKPGMLIGAISFEILSSFSIRPYNIRSGTKYLNQSSVIQIKN; this comes from the coding sequence ATGCGTTTATCCGATAAAGATATCGAAAAATGGTTAGATAGTGGATTATTAAAAATACATCCTGAACCAGAAAAAAAATTGATTAATGGAGCAACAGTAGATATTAAATTAGGTAATAAATTTAGAATTTTTCAAAAAAATAAAATTAATTTTATTGATTTAAGTAGTACAAAGGAAGTAATGAATAATATTTTAGACACAGTAATGAGTCCTGAAATAATTTTATCTAAAAATGATTATTTTTTTTTAAAACCGAGCAGTTTTGCGCTTGCAGTAACAGAAGAAAAAATTATTTTACCAAATAATTTAATTGGTTGGTTGGATGGACGATCTTCTTTAGCACGTTTAGGATTAATGGTTCATGCTACATCTCATAGAATTGACCCAGGTTGGGTAGGTAAAATAGTATTAGAATTTTTTAATTCAGGTAAAATTACATTAGCATTAAAACCTGGAATGTTAATTGGTGCTATTAGTTTTGAAATACTTTCTAGTTTTTCTATTCGTCCTTACAATATTCGATCAGGAACAAAATATTTAAATCAAAGTAGTGTTATTCAAATTAAAAATTAG
- the gndA gene encoding NADP-dependent phosphogluconate dehydrogenase: MEKQQIGVVGMAVMGRNLALNISNCNYQVSIFNRSRKKTEEVISKYSKKKLFPYFTIKDFINSLEKPRLILLMIQAGESTDQMISSIIPYLSRGDVLIDGGNAFYKDTIRRYHELYKYGFYFIGTGVSGGEEGALKGPAIMPSGSQESYNLIAPIFNRIAAKAEGEPCVSYIGPDGSGHYVKMVHNGIEYSDMQLISESYVLLKYIMNMNNQDLSHIFSEWNKGELNSYLIEITKNIFMFKDDNGKYLIDLISDEADNKGTGTWTSQSALELNEPLSLITESVFFRYLSSLQSQRIKASNLLSGPKFSSNFINNTDFIENIRRALYLGKIISYAQGFSQLTAASNKYNWNLKYHEIAKIFRSGCIIRAKFLYKIIESYLLDYKIDNLLLTPYFQKIANEYHSSLRLVVSQAVLHGIPVPTLSAAIAYYDSYRNAFLSTNLIQAQRDYFGAHTYKRIDMPGNHHTNWNVKK; the protein is encoded by the coding sequence ATTGAAAAGCAACAAATTGGTGTAGTAGGTATGGCTGTTATGGGACGTAATTTAGCATTAAATATTTCTAATTGTAATTATCAAGTTTCTATTTTTAATCGTTCTAGAAAAAAAACAGAAGAAGTAATATCTAAATATTCTAAAAAAAAATTATTCCCATATTTTACCATTAAAGATTTTATCAATTCTTTAGAAAAACCTAGACTAATTTTATTAATGATTCAAGCTGGCGAATCAACTGATCAAATGATTTCATCAATTATTCCTTATTTAAGTAGAGGTGATGTTTTAATTGATGGTGGTAATGCATTTTATAAAGATACTATTCGTCGTTATCATGAATTATATAAATATGGATTTTATTTTATTGGAACAGGTGTATCTGGTGGTGAAGAAGGTGCTTTAAAAGGTCCAGCTATCATGCCTAGTGGATCTCAAGAATCATATAATCTTATTGCTCCTATTTTTAATCGTATTGCAGCAAAGGCTGAAGGGGAGCCATGTGTAAGTTATATTGGTCCTGATGGATCTGGACATTATGTTAAAATGGTTCATAATGGTATAGAATATAGTGATATGCAATTAATATCTGAATCATATGTATTATTAAAATATATTATGAATATGAATAATCAAGATTTATCTCATATTTTTTCAGAATGGAATAAAGGTGAATTAAATAGTTATTTAATTGAAATTACAAAAAATATTTTTATGTTTAAAGACGACAATGGAAAATATTTAATTGATTTGATTTCAGATGAAGCGGATAACAAGGGTACAGGAACATGGACTAGTCAAAGTGCGTTAGAATTAAATGAACCATTATCTTTAATTACGGAATCAGTGTTTTTTCGTTATCTTTCTTCTTTGCAGTCTCAACGGATTAAAGCTTCTAATTTATTATCTGGGCCAAAATTTTCATCTAATTTTATAAATAATACAGATTTTATTGAAAACATTAGAAGAGCACTTTATTTAGGGAAAATTATTTCTTATGCACAAGGTTTTTCCCAATTAACTGCAGCATCAAATAAATATAATTGGAATTTAAAATATCATGAAATAGCTAAAATATTTCGATCTGGATGTATTATTAGAGCAAAATTTTTATATAAAATTATTGAATCTTATTTATTAGATTATAAAATTGATAATTTATTATTAACGCCTTATTTTCAAAAAATTGCTAATGAATATCATAGTTCTTTAAGATTAGTTGTATCCCAAGCAGTATTACATGGTATTCCTGTTCCAACTTTATCAGCTGCGATTGCTTATTATGATAGTTATCGAAATGCTTTTTTATCTACAAATTTAATTCAAGCTCAAAGAGATTATTTTGGTGCACATACTTATAAAAGAATTGACATGCCAGGTAATCATCATACTAATTGGAATGTTAAAAAATAG
- the rsxA gene encoding electron transport complex subunit RsxA encodes MLNYFYLFIINVLVDNFILVQFLGICPLMGVSQKLNTAVGMSVTTTIVITVTSILSWIINYFILIPYQLCFLRVMVYILIIAVSVQCIEIFLKKTYPILYKSLGIFLPLITTNCSVLAIPLLSVKFNYNFLESVIYGFSSAIGFSIVIIIFSSIRERIKLSNIPIVFKGVPIALITVSLMSISFMGFDGLVKL; translated from the coding sequence ATGTTAAATTATTTTTATTTATTTATAATCAATGTTTTAGTTGATAATTTTATTTTAGTACAATTTCTTGGAATTTGTCCTTTGATGGGTGTGTCTCAGAAATTAAATACAGCTGTAGGTATGAGTGTAACTACTACAATTGTAATTACTGTTACTTCAATATTATCTTGGATTATTAATTATTTTATTTTAATTCCATATCAATTATGTTTTTTACGTGTAATGGTATATATTTTAATTATTGCTGTTAGTGTACAATGTATAGAAATATTTTTAAAAAAAACATATCCTATATTATATAAATCACTTGGTATTTTTTTACCATTGATTACAACTAATTGTTCGGTTTTGGCTATTCCATTATTAAGTGTTAAATTTAATTACAATTTTTTAGAATCTGTTATTTATGGATTTAGTTCTGCTATTGGTTTCTCCATTGTAATTATTATTTTTTCTAGTATACGTGAACGTATTAAATTATCTAATATACCTATTGTTTTTAAAGGGGTTCCGATTGCATTAATTACAGTCAGTTTAATGTCAATTAGTTTTATGGGTTTTGATGGATTAGTCAAATTGTGA
- a CDS encoding RnfABCDGE type electron transport complex subunit B — protein MFFFSFLSIFLGVILTIIAEIYRIEQDPIIEEINNLLPQSQCGQCGYTNCYLYAQAVVNNREKINKCLPGGDDTIKTLSDILNINNLKYNNLSNNCIIDYRYVAWINEENCVGCHKCFIICPVDAIIGSNNLAHTVLKKFCTGCNLCIEHCPTNCIKLRKTEL, from the coding sequence ATGTTTTTTTTTTCATTTTTATCTATTTTTTTAGGTGTAATACTGACTATTATTGCAGAAATATATAGAATAGAACAAGATCCTATTATAGAAGAAATTAATAATTTATTACCACAAAGTCAGTGTGGACAATGTGGATATACTAATTGTTATTTGTATGCTCAAGCTGTAGTTAATAATAGAGAAAAAATTAATAAATGTTTACCTGGAGGTGATGATACTATAAAAACATTATCTGATATTTTAAATATTAATAATTTAAAATATAATAATTTAAGTAATAATTGTATAATTGATTATCGTTATGTAGCATGGATTAATGAAGAAAATTGTGTAGGTTGTCATAAATGTTTTATTATTTGTCCCGTTGATGCAATTATTGGATCAAATAATTTAGCTCATACAGTTTTAAAAAAATTTTGCACGGGTTGCAATTTATGTATTGAACATTGTCCTACTAATTGTATTAAATTACGAAAAACAGAATTATGA
- the rsxC gene encoding electron transport complex subunit RsxC encodes MNKLFQKYQFYGGLSIPSHKQNNIIFPLKNMPCPELIRIPVKNYLIRQNKLCISQGDHVSIGDPLIIGDNINPTMHASISGVIGMINIDYNDFYFDEKETEILIISDHDYDNKHHSVKIDYKKLKKSDIIKKICQFGIVGLGGSGFSCSKKLQTFVKSKYNILIVNAVECEPYVVADECLIQNYAGDVFLGCEIISWVLDIKTVIVAVSQNKLKTIEIIIQELVHFINFELRIIPEIYPSGSSKQLIKILLNQEIPHEKHANDMGILIHNVGTLFAIKRAVINNIPLFERIVTIAGNNVFDVENYWVKIGTPVSHILNCISMKSLHNNKIMLGGVFLNDDKPLKLDPIVLKTTNYILLFNKNNINDNFFKSNNSRECIRCAACSNVCPIRLLPQQLYWYSKNHDHDKSKLYNIKDCIECGLCERVCPSKIHLVSYYKKEKKIIDNIEKNKNRIKISKIRFQQHEKRLNLQKIFHKNSNFRMDNVINFNKIDFLKNQSNLIKHNNLIKKIDIKNQIKNSILRIKNKKNKFL; translated from the coding sequence ATGAATAAATTATTCCAAAAATATCAATTTTATGGAGGATTGTCTATACCTTCACATAAACAAAATAATATTATTTTCCCTTTAAAAAATATGCCTTGTCCTGAATTAATACGTATTCCGGTAAAAAATTATTTAATTAGACAAAATAAATTATGTATATCACAAGGTGATCATGTTTCTATAGGTGATCCATTAATTATCGGAGATAATATAAATCCTACAATGCATGCATCTATTTCTGGTGTTATTGGAATGATAAATATTGATTATAATGATTTTTATTTTGATGAAAAAGAAACGGAAATTTTAATTATTTCTGACCATGATTATGATAATAAACATCATTCAGTTAAAATAGATTATAAAAAATTAAAAAAATCAGATATAATAAAAAAAATTTGTCAATTCGGAATTGTAGGTTTAGGAGGAAGTGGTTTTTCTTGTTCTAAAAAATTACAAACGTTTGTAAAATCAAAATATAATATATTAATTGTGAATGCTGTAGAATGTGAACCTTATGTTGTTGCTGATGAATGTTTAATACAAAATTATGCAGGTGATGTTTTTTTAGGTTGTGAAATTATATCATGGGTTTTAGATATCAAAACTGTTATTGTTGCTGTTTCTCAAAATAAATTGAAAACTATTGAAATTATTATTCAAGAATTAGTGCATTTTATTAACTTTGAATTACGTATTATTCCTGAAATTTATCCCTCTGGAAGTAGTAAACAGTTAATAAAAATATTATTAAATCAAGAAATTCCACATGAAAAACATGCTAATGATATGGGTATATTAATACATAATGTTGGAACTTTGTTTGCAATTAAGAGGGCTGTTATTAATAATATACCTTTATTTGAAAGGATTGTGACTATAGCTGGTAATAATGTTTTTGATGTAGAAAATTATTGGGTAAAGATTGGAACTCCTGTTTCTCATATATTAAATTGTATATCAATGAAATCTTTACACAATAATAAAATTATGCTTGGTGGTGTTTTTTTAAATGATGATAAACCATTAAAATTAGATCCAATAGTATTAAAGACTACTAATTATATTTTGTTATTTAATAAAAATAATATTAATGATAATTTCTTCAAATCAAATAATTCTAGAGAATGTATTCGTTGTGCAGCATGTTCCAATGTATGTCCAATTAGATTGTTACCACAACAATTATATTGGTATAGTAAAAATCATGATCATGATAAAAGTAAGTTGTATAATATTAAGGATTGTATTGAATGCGGATTATGTGAACGAGTTTGTCCAAGTAAAATACATTTAGTATCGTATTACAAAAAAGAAAAAAAAATAATTGATAATATTGAAAAAAACAAAAATAGAATAAAAATATCTAAAATAAGATTTCAACAACACGAAAAAAGATTAAATTTACAAAAAATATTTCATAAAAATTCTAATTTTAGAATGGATAATGTAATTAATTTTAATAAGATAGATTTTTTAAAAAATCAATCAAATTTAATTAAACATAATAATTTAATAAAAAAAATAGATATAAAAAATCAAATTAAAAATTCAATTTTAAGAATAAAAAATAAAAAAAATAAATTTTTATAA
- the metG gene encoding methionine--tRNA ligase, with translation MSFSKKKMLVTCAFPYANGSIHIGHLLEQIQADIWVRYQRLRGHIVWFICADDAHGTAIMIKAKNSGLSSENIINATLLEHINDFKSFNISHDNYHTTHSSENLYFLKKFFKILNKKKLINEKNIIQLYDPVEKMFLPDRLIQGQCPICNKHDQYGDNCEQCGSIYDSLELINPISMLSKTKPVLRNSNHLFFNLPYFQDQLKNWIDSGVLQKPVMNKSKEWFKKGLKKWNISRDAPYFGFKIPSYEDKFFYVWLDAPIGYISTFKNLCVKNKNICFDDFWKKDTETLLYHFIGKDIIYFHCLFWPAILDALEFRKPTKIFVHGYVTMKGLKLSKSKNSTILAKDWIRYLDSDTLRYYYASKLSNKIDDIEINLEEVVIKVNSDIVNKVINLASRTAKIINKYFSNKLSDVLDDDNLHSFFLNCSIEIELFLENREYSEAIRKIMNLADIGNKYINSRAPWMILKRKGIVKEVQDVCSMGIHLFRILMIWLKPIVPVLAIKTELLLRSKLSWHMMHSPLLSHEINTFKKLFKRLDINLIKNLLI, from the coding sequence ATGTCTTTTTCAAAAAAAAAAATGTTAGTTACTTGTGCTTTTCCTTATGCGAATGGTTCGATTCACATAGGTCATTTATTAGAACAAATTCAAGCAGATATTTGGGTTCGTTATCAAAGATTAAGAGGACATATTGTTTGGTTTATATGTGCAGATGATGCTCATGGTACAGCTATTATGATTAAAGCAAAGAATTCTGGATTATCATCTGAAAACATAATTAATGCAACATTACTAGAGCATATTAATGATTTTAAATCTTTTAATATTTCTCATGATAATTATCATACGACACATTCTTCTGAAAATTTATATTTTTTAAAAAAATTTTTCAAAATTCTAAATAAAAAAAAATTAATTAATGAAAAAAATATTATTCAATTATATGATCCTGTCGAAAAAATGTTTTTACCTGATCGGTTAATTCAAGGTCAATGTCCGATATGTAATAAACATGATCAATATGGAGATAATTGTGAACAATGTGGATCTATTTATGATTCTTTGGAGTTAATTAATCCTATTTCTATGTTATCTAAAACTAAACCTGTTTTGCGTAATTCAAACCATTTGTTTTTTAATTTACCTTATTTTCAAGATCAATTAAAAAATTGGATTGATTCTGGTGTTTTGCAAAAACCAGTGATGAATAAATCTAAAGAATGGTTTAAAAAAGGATTAAAAAAATGGAATATTTCTCGTGATGCTCCTTATTTTGGATTTAAAATACCAAGTTACGAAGATAAATTTTTTTATGTTTGGCTAGATGCTCCAATTGGTTATATTAGTACATTTAAAAATCTTTGTGTTAAAAATAAAAATATATGTTTTGATGATTTTTGGAAAAAAGACACAGAGACTTTACTCTATCATTTTATTGGTAAAGATATAATTTATTTTCATTGTTTATTTTGGCCAGCCATACTAGATGCTTTAGAATTTAGGAAACCAACAAAAATATTTGTTCATGGTTATGTGACTATGAAAGGATTAAAATTATCTAAATCAAAAAATTCTACTATTTTAGCTAAAGATTGGATAAGATATTTGGATTCTGATACTTTAAGATATTATTATGCATCTAAATTATCGAATAAAATAGATGATATTGAGATCAATTTAGAAGAAGTTGTTATTAAAGTTAATTCTGATATTGTCAATAAAGTTATAAACCTAGCATCTAGAACAGCTAAAATAATTAATAAATATTTTAGTAATAAATTATCAGATGTTTTAGATGATGATAATTTACATTCATTTTTTTTAAATTGTTCGATTGAAATTGAATTATTTTTAGAAAATAGAGAATATAGTGAAGCTATTCGTAAAATTATGAATTTAGCTGACATAGGTAATAAATATATTAATTCTCGTGCTCCTTGGATGATTTTAAAGCGTAAAGGTATAGTCAAAGAAGTTCAAGATGTTTGTTCTATGGGTATTCATCTATTTAGAATATTAATGATTTGGCTAAAACCTATTGTACCAGTTTTAGCAATTAAAACAGAGTTATTGCTTCGAAGTAAGTTATCTTGGCATATGATGCATTCTCCTTTATTATCACATGAAATAAATACATTTAAAAAATTATTTAAAAGATTAGATATTAATTTAATTAAAAATTTATTAATTTAA
- the rsxG gene encoding electron transport complex subunit RsxG — MFFKNFKNAIIIGLFAILFSSSTALVYILTKKIIFQHDQIHSIYLLHELIHLEEYELSSINNCYLIKNDKLGDDQYHRFWLLKKKGLYCAFIIETTAPDGYAGLINILVAADLHGNIIGARVINHHETPGLGDKIDIQQSDWIKHFCGICILSLSQKPFLIKKDGGFIDQFTGASITPRSVVNSIKNSVFFILQSLSEYQLIDIKGLKINVYKK; from the coding sequence ATGTTTTTTAAAAATTTTAAAAATGCGATAATCATAGGATTATTTGCTATACTTTTTTCTTCTTCAACAGCATTAGTTTATATATTAACTAAAAAAATTATTTTTCAGCATGATCAAATTCATTCTATTTATTTATTACATGAATTGATTCATTTAGAAGAATATGAATTATCTTCTATTAATAATTGTTATTTGATTAAAAATGATAAATTAGGAGATGATCAGTATCATCGTTTTTGGTTATTAAAAAAAAAAGGTCTTTATTGTGCTTTTATTATTGAAACAACTGCCCCAGATGGTTATGCTGGTTTAATTAATATTTTAGTAGCTGCAGATTTACATGGTAATATTATTGGAGCTAGAGTTATAAATCATCATGAAACTCCTGGATTAGGAGATAAAATTGATATTCAGCAATCAGATTGGATTAAGCATTTTTGTGGTATTTGTATTTTATCTTTAAGTCAAAAACCTTTTTTAATCAAAAAAGATGGTGGTTTTATAGATCAATTTACAGGAGCAAGTATTACTCCACGATCAGTTGTTAATTCTATTAAAAATTCAGTTTTTTTTATATTACAGTCATTATCTGAATATCAATTAATAGATATTAAAGGTTTGAAAATTAATGTTTATAAAAAATGA